Proteins encoded in a region of the Armatimonadota bacterium genome:
- a CDS encoding FliA/WhiG family RNA polymerase sigma factor produces MSQEQLQRSWIEYKVYKDPNARVGLINHYSYLVKITAGRLVTNIPGGLDREDLVSAGVVGLIKSVDQYDPARDVKFETYAIALIRGAILEMLRDEDWVPRSIREKLKALERAQQKLETSFGRPPTNRELADFLGISDEEVDDLHVRAGRTNVYSLDDVIGGSSDGDDHIHFIEMIVDEDANPGGEVEGKDLRRILAAGVDNLPERERLVVALYYFEGLTFKEIGKVLGVSESRVYQLHTQAMGRLRGFMKDQGAAQVA; encoded by the coding sequence TTGTCCCAAGAACAACTTCAACGCAGCTGGATCGAATATAAGGTCTACAAAGACCCCAACGCTCGCGTCGGGTTGATCAACCACTATTCCTATCTCGTCAAGATCACGGCCGGACGGCTCGTGACCAACATCCCGGGCGGTCTCGACCGTGAAGACCTCGTAAGCGCGGGCGTCGTCGGTCTGATCAAAAGCGTCGACCAGTACGACCCGGCGCGCGACGTCAAGTTCGAAACCTATGCGATCGCCTTGATCCGCGGCGCGATCTTGGAGATGCTGCGGGACGAGGATTGGGTTCCGCGTTCGATCCGCGAGAAGCTGAAGGCTTTAGAGCGCGCCCAGCAAAAGCTCGAGACGTCGTTCGGCCGTCCGCCGACGAACCGAGAACTTGCAGACTTTCTCGGGATCTCCGACGAAGAGGTCGACGACCTTCACGTCCGCGCCGGACGGACGAACGTGTACAGCCTCGACGACGTCATCGGAGGCTCGAGCGACGGCGACGACCACATCCACTTCATCGAGATGATCGTGGACGAGGATGCCAACCCGGGTGGCGAGGTCGAAGGTAAAGACCTGCGCCGGATCCTGGCGGCAGGCGTCGACAACCTTCCCGAGCGCGAGCGCCTCGTGGTCGCCCTGTACTATTTCGAAGGCCTGACTTTCAAGGAGATCGGCAAAGTCTTGGGCGTCAGCGAGAGCCGCGTCTACCAGCTTCACACGCAAGCCATGGGCCGCCTTCGCGGCTTCATGAAGGACCAAGGGGCCGCACAAGTGGCATAA
- a CDS encoding SurA N-terminal domain-containing protein gives MKRRTILTTLALAILTGAVGCGGGSGASNDILATVEGDSITVDQFNTYLAVKPTARVMIQGQVVELPVADTLAFQAIQDLVSRTILTQMAKDENVYPTDKQVEDELKFQTDLDQNFLAAYQKKGMTIAQIKDEIRFSLLQEGLVTKGIKVTDEEVDSWLKRNPKAFVMPATVELSWVLATTDARKAQIDAALKSGKKFEDVAIELSQASSAPMLKGKYMPERGPLPITGMAPQLKTAIEATKEGAATDWIRFTEGIAKFHVDKKYAEKQMEITSARKENVRRNLALQRGNKANDLRSRLVDRVRTSEIVIRRESLKDAWKNFTEMLKKQAEQSGKQAAPTTSTSGGGTNMVPGAPGN, from the coding sequence ATGAAGAGACGAACGATTTTGACCACGCTGGCCCTGGCAATCCTTACAGGTGCCGTGGGATGCGGCGGCGGCTCCGGCGCCAGCAACGATATTCTCGCCACCGTCGAAGGCGATTCGATCACAGTCGACCAGTTCAACACGTACCTGGCCGTCAAACCGACCGCCCGCGTCATGATCCAAGGCCAGGTCGTCGAACTCCCGGTGGCGGACACCCTCGCCTTCCAGGCGATCCAAGACCTCGTGTCCCGCACGATCCTGACCCAGATGGCGAAGGACGAGAACGTCTATCCGACCGACAAACAGGTGGAGGACGAACTCAAGTTCCAGACCGATTTGGACCAGAACTTCCTGGCCGCTTATCAAAAGAAAGGCATGACCATCGCCCAGATCAAGGACGAGATCCGGTTCTCGCTCCTTCAAGAAGGGCTCGTCACGAAAGGCATCAAAGTCACCGACGAAGAAGTCGATTCCTGGCTGAAGCGGAACCCGAAGGCCTTCGTCATGCCGGCGACGGTCGAACTGAGCTGGGTCCTCGCGACCACCGACGCGCGCAAAGCTCAGATCGACGCCGCCTTGAAGTCCGGTAAGAAGTTCGAAGACGTCGCGATCGAACTGAGCCAGGCGTCCAGCGCCCCGATGCTGAAGGGCAAATACATGCCCGAGCGCGGCCCGTTGCCGATCACGGGCATGGCTCCACAGTTGAAGACGGCGATCGAAGCCACCAAGGAAGGCGCCGCGACGGACTGGATCCGGTTCACCGAAGGCATCGCCAAGTTCCACGTCGATAAGAAGTACGCCGAGAAGCAGATGGAGATCACGAGCGCGCGAAAAGAAAACGTCCGACGCAACCTCGCCCTCCAGCGCGGGAACAAGGCCAACGACCTTCGCAGCCGCTTGGTCGACCGCGTCCGGACCAGCGAGATCGTCATCCGGCGAGAATCCCTCAAGGACGCCTGGAAGAACTTCACCGAAATGCTGAAGAAGCAGGCCGAGCAGAGCGGCAAGCAGGCCGCGCCGACGACGTCGACGAGCGGCGGCGGTACCAACATGGTCCCCGGCGCACCTGGGAACTGA
- a CDS encoding PD40 domain-containing protein, which yields MFAALLTFSLVPGGTVSEDFADLVLGPVPQKADPFESWPARKARPSDPREIHLKNIRQLTFGGQNAEAYWSPDGKWITFQTRQPQWPDEQVVVMRADGSGKTLMSTGLGRCTCSYFSPDMQWLYFSSTHERNKGAQAPVDMSQGYVWRVNPDFALYRQRLGPSPNTKARMALRTVIKKDGYVAETTVSPKGGFITFTGDFDGDIDIYRANADGTGIRRLTDAKGYDGGPFVSWNGKSIVYRRGPFENAQDERDYETLHAQHLVRPKRMDIWIMDAMGRHNRQVTNLSGASFAPFIAPDNRRIIFCSNFEDPKGREFDLYLVRKDGSNLSRVTWTPDFDGFPMFSRDGKKVVFASNRFGSVPHETNIFVADWAE from the coding sequence ATGTTCGCCGCCCTTCTCACGTTCAGCCTCGTCCCCGGAGGCACAGTCAGCGAAGACTTTGCGGACCTCGTCCTCGGGCCTGTGCCACAGAAGGCCGACCCGTTCGAGTCTTGGCCCGCCCGTAAGGCGAGGCCGTCCGACCCTCGCGAGATCCATCTGAAGAACATCCGGCAGCTCACGTTCGGGGGCCAGAACGCCGAAGCCTACTGGAGTCCGGACGGAAAGTGGATCACGTTCCAGACCCGGCAGCCCCAGTGGCCGGACGAGCAGGTCGTCGTAATGCGCGCCGACGGAAGCGGCAAGACCCTGATGAGCACCGGACTCGGTCGGTGCACGTGCAGCTACTTTTCTCCCGACATGCAGTGGCTGTACTTCAGTAGCACGCACGAACGGAACAAAGGTGCCCAGGCGCCTGTCGACATGAGCCAGGGGTACGTTTGGAGGGTCAATCCCGACTTCGCTCTGTACCGTCAGCGGCTTGGCCCCTCGCCGAACACCAAGGCGCGGATGGCGTTGAGGACCGTGATCAAGAAGGACGGCTACGTAGCTGAGACGACGGTGTCTCCGAAGGGGGGCTTCATCACCTTCACCGGAGATTTCGACGGCGACATCGACATCTATCGCGCGAACGCCGATGGCACCGGCATCCGCCGATTGACGGACGCGAAGGGTTACGACGGTGGCCCGTTCGTCAGTTGGAACGGCAAATCGATCGTCTACCGCCGCGGACCGTTCGAGAACGCACAGGACGAGCGGGACTACGAGACCCTTCACGCCCAGCACCTCGTCCGACCGAAGAGGATGGACATCTGGATCATGGACGCGATGGGGCGGCACAACCGGCAAGTGACCAACCTGAGCGGGGCCTCCTTCGCCCCCTTCATCGCGCCGGACAACCGGCGGATCATCTTCTGCAGCAATTTCGAAGACCCGAAAGGTCGTGAGTTCGACCTCTACCTCGTCCGCAAGGACGGCTCGAACTTGAGCCGGGTGACGTGGACGCCTGACTTCGACGGGTTCCCGATGTTCTCCCGAGACGGCAAGAAGGTCGTCTTCGCCAGCAACAGGTTCGGGTCCGTCCCCCACGAGACCAACATCTTCGTAGCCGATTGGGCCGAGTGA